ATCAATCGATCGCAGGGCCGATCGTCGAATCCATTTCCGAGTGGCCCCCAGACCGTCACCATCGTTCCGACGGGTGCCTCCGACAACGGAACCGTCAGCGATCCCTTTCGAAGGTAAATCAGATCGATCGATTCTGGCTGGCCATCCGCACCGGGGTGAACATCGTAAATCGCAAATGCGCGACCGATCAGCGGTGCATTCACCCCTGTCATGCGAATCATGACAAACTGGCCCGGCCGAAACGAGCGAGCAATTCCCGGCGCCGCCACTCGAAGCAGATACGTGTTCTCCGCGATGGCTTCATTGCGGATCAGAGGTGCATCGACACGCACCATCGCGTCGGCGTAATGGGCAGCGTGCAAGTTGGACATGTGCTCACGGGGTCAAGACTTGAAACAATTCACTCGGCCCGAGAAGTGTACCGCCACTTCGATCGTTGCTCCAGGACGCCGCCCTCAAACGGGCTTGCGGACAAACTCGACTCGCGGGGCCTTGGATCCCTGACGATCGCACCGAAAGAATTCGGCGACATAGCGGACGGGCGTCCGCTGCTCCGGAACCCGGAACCGATCGCCCTTTTGCAGCACCGGACGCGATTCCAACATTCCACCAAACTGCTCCGTCCCAGCCGCCTGACACGGGTACCAGGTTCCCGCCAACTCACCGCGCTCGGCCTTGACGTCCTTCGGTTCCAAGTAGAACTCGGGGTAGCAATGCCCTGGGATCCAAACCATCCGCGCGGGAATGCCAGCGTTCCGACACAAGGCAACAAACAGACTCGTCATGTCTTCACAATCACCGACGCCCGTCTTCAGTGCATCAGACGCTTCCCGAATCGGCCCTTCCTCGTAACGCACCTTGTCACGAACCACATCGTAAATCTGCCGCACCTGCTCCCAAGACGACTCCGGCGCGTCGGCAGACAATTCGCGGGACAACGCCCGAATCGCCGGATGGCCTGCGTCAATCATAGGACTGTTTCCCATGAACGCTCGCAGCTCACGTGGCATCCGCAATGGAACGACCAAGTCATCGGTCTCCGTTGGCGCCACGATCGGCTGTCGAACAACCTCCATTTCCAACTCAACCTGAATGCTCCCACTGGAAGTCAGCCTGGGAATCGCGACGACGACTTGCCGAGCCCCATCGAGTTCGCGAACCGCGACATTGCCGACACGACCCTCGACCGTTCGGCTGACGATGGAAACAGTCTGCTCCGGCCAATCCATGAACACGGGAAATGTCGCGAGACCCGAAGTGATTGTCACCGGCGTGTCGATGTTCACGCCCAGACGCCAGCGGGTCGTCTGAGGTTTTGTCAGATCGATTGGTGCCGCAGCAACGGACGCCTGTGACACGGCACCAGGCTGTTCTTCCGACACACCGTCCTGCCCCATGGCACGACCGATCGACAGCACCGATCCCGCCGCGGCGAACACTCCAATGCCCGAACACCCCAGTGACGACAAACAAGCACGTCGATTGATCAAATTCTTTGGTTGAGTCATGCCTCCATTCTAGCTCGCGTCAGCCCCAAACCCAACGATTTTTCTAGCTTGCTCGATCGCGAACCCGCTTGAAAACGCACGCCTGTCGCTCGAATGCGGGACAGGCAATCAAGCCATGAGTGATCGCTGGTGCGAAACAATGGAGATTCGGGTTCTTCAAGGAATCCGTCGCGGTCCCCACTGGGCTGGTCGCAACCAATCTTCAAGATGGACAAGCCGATCAGGTCCATCACAGGGGGTATGACAGCAACCATTCGCAAACGCCCCGCCAACGACGTACAATTCGGGGCAACTTTGGGCAACGGGAGGATGGATTCTAGCCAGCACCGCGGCCATCCAGCTCGGAGGTGTTGACGGCCGATTCCAGCTCCTGCAGGACTTCTGCGGGACTGACCCCTGCGTGAATGCAGACATACCGCAGGGACTTGCCAGCGCAGCTCGTGTCCAACCCCCATGCCTGGAACACTTTCGTGGTTTCAGGATGTTCGACAATCCATTCCGGGAGGCTGCTGTCTAGATCGCATTTCATGCCTTCATTCTAACCCAACTTCCCGCCATCCCCTCCCACGCCAGCGCGTGTTCATCCCAAGAGATTCAACATGATTCAGCCTCCAGGCAATTCGACGCGTCTACCGAAAACGCTCGTTCGTTCCCGAGCATTCGCGGGTCCTGTGAGCCTCCGCGCAACGTCACTCGCGATTTGCGTTTGCGCCGCACTGGTTGGTCAATTCCTATCCCCAGCCTCCCTCCGAGCAGATCCCGACGAACGGCCCAACATTGTTCTGGTCATGACCGATGACCAGGGCTACGGCGACTTCTCCTTCAACGGCAACCCTTACATCCAAACGCCTGCGATTGATCAACTGGCATCGCAAAGTGTTCAGTTGACGGACTTCCACGTCGCTCCCATGTGCACGCCTACCCGGGGACAATTGCTATCCGGCTTGGACGCCTTCCGCAATGCCGCGATCAACGTCAGCAGCGGTCGAACCCTGCTGCGACATGATTTGAAAACGATGGCCGATGTCTTCCAAGACGCTGGCTACCAAACCGGAATCTTTGGCAAGTGGCACCTCGGCGACAACCACCCATTCCGGCCCGAAGACCGAGGTTTTGACGAAGCGTTGTGGTTCCCTTCCTCGCACATCAACAGCGTCCCCGATCACTGGGACAATGACTACTTCGATGACAACTACATCCACAACGGCCAACGCGTCGCCTACTCTGGGTATTGCACCGATGTGTTCTTTGACGAAGCGATCGAGTGGGCCAAGCAATCCAACTCACAAGGCTCACCCTTCTTTGCCTTCATCCCACTGAACTCCGCCCATTGGCCTTGGTTTGTTCCCGATCAGTATCGCGATCGAGTCCGCCAGATGATCGGCAGGGACCAAGCACTCCAGCAAGAACTTCAGCAAAAGCTCGACGCCACGCCCAGCAATCTTGAAGACCTGATCAGCTTCCTCGCGATGGGACTGAACATCGATGACAACATGCGAAAGCTGAATCAGTTCCTGGATGAATCAGGACTCGCAGACAACACAATCCTGGTGTTCCTCACCGACAACGGCAGCACGTTTGGGCACCACTACTTCAACGCCGGGATGCGTGGCAAGAAGACGCAACTCTGGGAAGGCGGTCACCGTGTGCCTTGCCTGATCCGTTGGCCCAACCAACTCGCCGCTCAAAAGGTCGACGACCTGACGCACGTGCAAGACCTTCTGCCAACCCTGGCGGACTTGGCTGATTGCGACGAACACCTGCCCGGACCGCTGGATGGCATCAGTCTTGCCGATCGTCTTCGCGGCGAAACCGATTCGTTGGCCGATCGCATGCTGGTCATCAACTACAGTCGCATGCCGCAGTTCAAGGTCACCTACACCAAAGGCAATCCCGCGATCCCGCGCCGCAACGGTGCTGCCGTGATGTGGAAGAAGTGGCGACTGCTGGAAAACAAACGCTTGTACAACGTGGAAGACGACCTTTACCAAGACCACAACGTCGCGCAAGCTCACCCCGAAATTGTCGCCAAGATGCGTGCTCACTTGACGACATGGTGGGACGGTGTCAAAGACGATGTGATGAGGCCGGAACGCGTCGTGATCGGCAGCGAACAAGAAAACCCCAGCTTGCTGACCGCTTGCGAATGGCTGGACATTTTCGTTGATCAACAAGTCCAAATCCGCCGCGGCGTGCTCAAGAACGGCGTCTGGCACCTGATCGTCGACCAACCTGGAACGTATGAGTTCGCACTGCGGCGCTGGCCCAAAGAATCAGGCCTGAAACTCGACCAAGCCATTCCGATGAAGCAAGTCACTGACGGAACATTTCCCGCTGGTGTCTCGCTTCCAATCAAGTCTGGCCGGCTCAAGATCGGCGACTTCGATCAAACCAGCCCGGCGGATTCATCTGACGAATCAATCACATTCCGAACGCAACTCACCGCGGGTCCTATTGAAATGCAAACCTGGATGCTCAACAGCAAGCAACAACCGATCTGCGGTGCCTACTACGTCGACGTTCAACGCGTCGACGAGTGACGTCATCGCCGCGTCCCAGGCAATTTCCCCAGCAACCCGAGCACGAGACCGAGAACCCCAATCACTTGGGGCGCGAGCATCCACACGATGCTGATCCACGCACTCGGCTCTGCCGGCGTGTTGCTTCCGGCGTAGCGAACGGAGATGTAAATGCCGGTCAGAAAGCCGAGCACGACCGCCGCCGCAAAGAAAAACACGATCATCCAAATGATTGACAGCAACGCCACTCGAATGAACACCAGGAGGCCGCCCAGGAACGTTCGTGGTTCCTCAGCAACGACGTGGTTGTCTGCGTTTCCAGCAACAGAATAGGGATTGGGCTCGGACGGCATCAAAGGTCTTTGCAAGAAAGTGCCAAACGGTTTTTCAAAAAGTCATCCCCACTCGAACACCACGCTGAGTCCTGAGTCCTGAGTCCTGAGTCCTGAGTCCTGAGTCCTGAGTCCTGAGTCCTGAGTCCTGAGTCCTGAGTCCTGAGTCCTGAGTCCTGTGGCCTGTGGCCTGTGGCCTGTGGCCCTGAGCCACTCTTCACTCCCCCACCACCACATCCACCACACAGATCTCTCGATCTCGATCCGCACCTTGGGAAAGAACCGTGCCATCGGGTGTCACGGCGTAGCTTTGCCCGCCGTAAATCATCCCCTGCCAGGGGCCGCCGCTGATACTGCCAACCAAGTTGGTGCCCACAATGGGACACCCGATGGTCTTGGCCGCCTTGGCGATCGTGTGGCGAAGCGATGGACCATGCCCAGGCCATGCGTCAGCCTGGGCTGCCCAACCGTAGGGAACCAGCAGCAAATCAGGCTGCTGGGCAGCCATCCGCTCGACCACTTCCTCATCAAACGTGTCGGCACAAATCAGCATGCCAACCCGGCCAAACTTCGTTTCGACGACTTCAACCGTCTCGCCGCGTGTGTACGGAGGGCTCATCAGATG
Above is a window of Rhodopirellula islandica DNA encoding:
- a CDS encoding transglutaminase-like domain-containing protein; this encodes MTQPKNLINRRACLSSLGCSGIGVFAAAGSVLSIGRAMGQDGVSEEQPGAVSQASVAAAPIDLTKPQTTRWRLGVNIDTPVTITSGLATFPVFMDWPEQTVSIVSRTVEGRVGNVAVRELDGARQVVVAIPRLTSSGSIQVELEMEVVRQPIVAPTETDDLVVPLRMPRELRAFMGNSPMIDAGHPAIRALSRELSADAPESSWEQVRQIYDVVRDKVRYEEGPIREASDALKTGVGDCEDMTSLFVALCRNAGIPARMVWIPGHCYPEFYLEPKDVKAERGELAGTWYPCQAAGTEQFGGMLESRPVLQKGDRFRVPEQRTPVRYVAEFFRCDRQGSKAPRVEFVRKPV
- a CDS encoding DUF542 domain-containing protein, with the protein product MKCDLDSSLPEWIVEHPETTKVFQAWGLDTSCAGKSLRYVCIHAGVSPAEVLQELESAVNTSELDGRGAG
- a CDS encoding arylsulfatase; this translates as MSLRATSLAICVCAALVGQFLSPASLRADPDERPNIVLVMTDDQGYGDFSFNGNPYIQTPAIDQLASQSVQLTDFHVAPMCTPTRGQLLSGLDAFRNAAINVSSGRTLLRHDLKTMADVFQDAGYQTGIFGKWHLGDNHPFRPEDRGFDEALWFPSSHINSVPDHWDNDYFDDNYIHNGQRVAYSGYCTDVFFDEAIEWAKQSNSQGSPFFAFIPLNSAHWPWFVPDQYRDRVRQMIGRDQALQQELQQKLDATPSNLEDLISFLAMGLNIDDNMRKLNQFLDESGLADNTILVFLTDNGSTFGHHYFNAGMRGKKTQLWEGGHRVPCLIRWPNQLAAQKVDDLTHVQDLLPTLADLADCDEHLPGPLDGISLADRLRGETDSLADRMLVINYSRMPQFKVTYTKGNPAIPRRNGAAVMWKKWRLLENKRLYNVEDDLYQDHNVAQAHPEIVAKMRAHLTTWWDGVKDDVMRPERVVIGSEQENPSLLTACEWLDIFVDQQVQIRRGVLKNGVWHLIVDQPGTYEFALRRWPKESGLKLDQAIPMKQVTDGTFPAGVSLPIKSGRLKIGDFDQTSPADSSDESITFRTQLTAGPIEMQTWMLNSKQQPICGAYYVDVQRVDE